The sequence CCTGCCTCCGTCAATCGGGAGAGGATACCTTCCGACGGGGGCGAAGAGAGGGCGACCGTATCGACCGTGATATCCGCCTCCGCCAGTTGCTCCTGTGCAGCTTTGACCGTGTCGACGCGATCGACCCGCTGCATGTCTGATGGGGCCGATCGCTCCTCATCGGACAGGGAGTGAGCGAGAACGGCCTCGACCGCTTCGCTGGCACATGGCAGAGCGGACACGTACGCTACTTGTTTCATCGCGCGATCCATGTCGGTGTCGAGGGGGACGAAGACCCGATACATGTTGGAACAGTACCACAGGATTGGGAACGGAATGCCATAAATGGGCCGAGACGCTTAACCCGCCGCCGTTCCAACGGCGACCATGCCGCTTACCCTCGTCGGGACGAGGCTCGCCGAGCCGGGAAACAGTTTCGTCTATCGGGGTGAGGCGCCCGCCTGTGCGGACTGTCCGTACCGAAAGCAGTGTCTCAATCTGGAGGTGGGGGTTCGCTACACGGTGACCGACGTCCGCGATGGCGGACAGGTGCTCGAATGTGGCGTCCACGACGAGGGCGTTCTCGCGGTCGAAGTCGAACGGGCCACCTTCGAGGCCAACGTTCCGTCGAAGGGTGCCTTCTCGGGGAGCAAGGTTTCGCTGGCCGGCCCCTGCCCGCACACCGACTGTCCGAGCCACCACCTCTGTGAACCGATGGGTGTGGACTTCGACCGAGAATACCGCATCGAGGAGACGCTCGGCGACCCGCCCCACGATTACTGCGCGTTGGACCGTGATCTCGAGCGCGTCGAACTCGCGCCGTCGGACTCGCGCTGACCCGGGGTCACCGTGCCCAGTTTTTGGCCCCGAAAGCCGAAAATGTCCGCGTAGCCGTACGACGACAGCAAGATCGGATAGAACGGGTTCGGCTCGCTGAGTGGGGTTCCGTCCGCCGCAGCGAAGGGTTCGTTCGCCTCGACGCGGGTGAAGTTCTCGACGAACACTTCGTATGCGGAGGCGTCGGGCTTCTCGATCGGTTCACCCATCCGGTACACTGGAAGCTCTCCCGCGGTCGTCTCCCCGGGCAACACTCGCGTCGCGGTCAGAAATTCACGAACCAGCCGATAGGCGTTCTCCGTCGCGGCGTCGCTCTTCTGCAGGCCAGCCTCGACCTCGATGATGTCTGCCTCGGCCTCGAAGACCCGCCCCAGGTTTGGGGACCCGGTGTCCACCAGGGCCCGAACGGAAAGTTTCGACGCGATGTCCCGAGCGTAGTCGTCGATCCTCGACGCGATGGCGAAGGGATAGGGATACGACTGGGTGGAGTGAATCGAGATGGCGGTCATCCCACGGAGCTCCGACGCGAGCTGGTGAGCGAGGTCCCGCTCGAGGGCGTCCTCGGGGACGCCGTCGTCGAAGGCGCGGTTGAGGTCCGCGTCGACATATCGCACGTCGCGTTCGAGCGCCTCGGCGTTCGCGATGATGAGCTTCACTGGCCGTCGGACGGGCGGGTCGTCCTCGATGAGCCGTTCGATCGCCCGCGCCCCACAGGGTTCGTCGCCGTGGATCGCGCCCACGATGGCGACCGATGGTTGGCCGGCGCCCAGCTGTGCCACTCTCATTGTTCAATCGAAGGGGCCTGAGAAACAAATCCCTTGGGTTACGGGAGTACGTCGACGAACTCGAATCCACACCACTGGCCGGGGTGAGTAAGGTCGAACCGATTCGTCCACCTCCCCCCCCCCTCCCCTTCCGCGGACCGTGGGCGACAAATCCGCGATGGCACCCCCCCCCCCAGCAGTCGGTGAACGCCATTTCGTCGACGTATCCCCCAACGGAGATGGCTTGGATTCGTGTATCGATCCCGTATTACCCTTATTTTGAAGGTCGTACACTCAGTACATCACCATCCAGAAAGGGGCGGGGATAGCCGGTTCCCGCCGTTTTACCGCGAATGAGAACAATTCATAGGTATGGACCAGCACACAATGGATCCCTCTATTGAGCGGCCCCCCAACAACGCAACGCCCACGGGTTGGGACGAGGACACCGACCGGTGGGAACACGAAACCCTCCGAAGAGCAGTCATTCACGGGATCAGACTGTACAACTCCGGGGAGTATCATGACGCTCACGACGTGTTCGAAGATGAGTGGAAAAAATACGGCCAGGGAAAGCAGGAGAAGGCATTTCTACAGGGGCTGGTGCAGTTAGCCGCTGGAGTCTACAAGCTGGCCAGCCACGACAACGAGACCGGGTTGATCAAGCTATTCAGGACCTCGAGAGGGTATCTTTCTGACGTGCCCCTCGATTACTATGGGGTAAACGTTTCCCAGGTCCACGAGATCCTGGAGAAGGGCATCGAGCAACCGGAGAGTGCGATAGGGACACAGGTCGAACTCGATACAAACGCCCCGGCGGCGAGACAGGAAGACCTCGAGTACGCCGAATCGATCGAATTAGTGTAAAAGGGAGTGCCGCTCTTGATGCCGTGATTGGAAAATTGGTCTTCAAGCGACGACCGCCCTGGCCGGGGTACGGCAACGGGTCACCTGTTTTCAGCGTTGTGTGTCCGCTCAACGTTGTGAATCCACTCACCGTTGTGTCTCCGATCGCCCCCTGAGCACGAGCGGGGGCTCCGGCGGTGGAAACTGAGGCCTCGCGCGTGAATCTGTTCTGAAAATTAAATTGGAAGAAAAGTGGTACCGTGAACGGGTATGGGTTCGTTTGCTGTCGGAACTCGCTCGTTACGAGTCGAGTCCGCAACGCTAAAGCGGTCCAGGCGTCGACTGGTTACCGCGTGCGAGGGTAGCAAAGCTAGGAAAACGCGGCGGACTCAAGATCCGCTCCCGTAGGGGTCCAGGGGTTCAAATCCCCTCCCTCGCATGAAATCGCGCGTCCAGCGCGATAGAATGCAGGAGGGATTTGAATGCTGTCGGACGCAGTCCG is a genomic window of Halanaeroarchaeum sulfurireducens containing:
- a CDS encoding UPF0179 family protein, whose amino-acid sequence is MPLTLVGTRLAEPGNSFVYRGEAPACADCPYRKQCLNLEVGVRYTVTDVRDGGQVLECGVHDEGVLAVEVERATFEANVPSKGAFSGSKVSLAGPCPHTDCPSHHLCEPMGVDFDREYRIEETLGDPPHDYCALDRDLERVELAPSDSR
- a CDS encoding M14 family metallopeptidase, giving the protein MRVAQLGAGQPSVAIVGAIHGDEPCGARAIERLIEDDPPVRRPVKLIIANAEALERDVRYVDADLNRAFDDGVPEDALERDLAHQLASELRGMTAISIHSTQSYPYPFAIASRIDDYARDIASKLSVRALVDTGSPNLGRVFEAEADIIEVEAGLQKSDAATENAYRLVREFLTATRVLPGETTAGELPVYRMGEPIEKPDASAYEVFVENFTRVEANEPFAAADGTPLSEPNPFYPILLSSYGYADIFGFRGQKLGTVTPGQRESDGASSTRSRSRSNAQ
- a CDS encoding DUF309 domain-containing protein — its product is MDQHTMDPSIERPPNNATPTGWDEDTDRWEHETLRRAVIHGIRLYNSGEYHDAHDVFEDEWKKYGQGKQEKAFLQGLVQLAAGVYKLASHDNETGLIKLFRTSRGYLSDVPLDYYGVNVSQVHEILEKGIEQPESAIGTQVELDTNAPAARQEDLEYAESIELV
- a CDS encoding universal stress protein, whose translation is MYRVFVPLDTDMDRAMKQVAYVSALPCASEAVEAVLAHSLSDEERSAPSDMQRVDRVDTVKAAQEQLAEADITVDTVALSSPPSEGILSRLTEAGFDEVVLGGRKRSPTEKAILGSVTQTVILNATIPVTVTGGE